The genomic window TCCCAAGCTGAATGTCCGCCTCAGCGACAAGCTCAAGGCCCCCACGGTCGATGAGTTCCAGCTGAACTACGCCTACAGCTTCAACTTCGCCGGCATCGGCGACGGCTATGTGAAGGTCACTGCGGTCTCCAAGAAGTGGAAGAACCTCATCGACTACAGCATCGGCAACATGGGCACCGTGAACGATCCCACGGGCACACCCATCTACCTCAATGTCTGGGATAACAACCCGGATGCCGAGCGCAAGTACAAGGGCCTGGAAATCGAAGGCAACTTCAACCGCAACCAGTGGAACTTCGGTGGCAATGTCACCTGGAGCGAGCTGAAGGGCAACTACGAGGGTGAGGGCACCAGCACCCCCGCCCGCGGTGAAGGCATCAACCGCTTCAATGTGCAGGACGGCGTGACCCTCTACAACAACCAGGACACGGCCCCCTACGGCTACCTGACGGGCCACAACCCCCTCCGCATGCGCCTGACCGGCAACCGCACCAGCAACAACCAGTGGGGCAAGACCTCCGTGGGCCTCGTCTACCGCTTCGATTCCGGCGCCCACTACAGCAACACGCGTAGCATCTCCCGTGCGCGCCTGGGCGGCCCCACCATTTCCTCGCAGTTCGGCACCAACGGTACCCAGTACATGGATCAGACCCGCGGCGCGGGCGTCTACAACGCCCAGGCCTACCTGGATCTGGCCGTCACCCACGACTTCCCGCTCTTCAAGGTGGCCGGCAAGGATGTGACCGCCTTCGGGAAGATCGTCATCGGCAATGTGTTCAACCACCAGCAGCAGGTTCTCTTCGGCACCGCCTACGCGGCCGCCACGGGCACCTACGGCACCCCCACCGGTGGCGTGAACTCCCCCTGGGTGCGCTCCAGCACCTTCGGTACGGACCTGAAGTCGGCCTCCACTTACGGCACGGCCCGCACCATCACTGCTTCCGCCGGTTTCCGCTTCTAAGCGCTCCGGTACTAAGAAAAGAGGCCCGAAAGGGCCTCTTTTCTTATGTACCCCCGGAAGGGGCCGGCCCATAAAGCCTCATCATTCGAGGCATCTTGTTCATGACTAGGATGAAATTGTTTGTAAACTCCGGGGAACCTGCCCTATTCTTTCGACACTTCCCCGTTCTTTGGCTGGCCATCTCAATTCCCAACGCGTCGCTACAGCAAGGTTGCTGTAGCGACATTTGTATTTCCGCCTTCCATCCCGTTCTGCGCGGCCTTGCCGCCTTATTTCCAAAGGAGTCTCTATGAATCGAGTCCTCAGTCGGCTCGGCTTTACCGCCGCCGCCATCGTCGCGGGAGGCGGCATCGTCGCGCATGCGCAGACGGCCACCACCGGCGCGGTGTCAGGCATTGTCACCGACAAGGGCGGCGCACCTCTGTCCGGCGCCACGGTACGCCTGAGCTCCTCTCAGACCTCCCGCACCTACATCACCGGCACGGACGGCAGCTTCCGCATGGGCCTCCTGAACCCCGGCGCCTGGACCGTCGAGGTCACCAAGGGCGGCTTCCAGAAGATCACCCAGAACATCTCCGTCCTGGTGAACCAGACCCAGCCCGTGACTTTCAAGATGGCGGGCGAAGCGGCCACCGTGGTCGAGGTGCTCGGCACCACGACGACCGTGGACACCACCACCACCCAGACCGGCCTCACCACCTCCATGGACACCCTGTCCGCGATCCCCAAGGGCCGCGACATGAGCTCCATCGCCTTCCTGGCCCCCGGTGTGGTGGCGGGCGGGTTCGCCGGCCGCAATGACCCGTCCATCGGCGGCGGTTCCGGTGCGGAGAACGCCTACATCGTGGATGGCCTGTCCACCACGAACTCCAGCCGCGGCTTCCAGGGCACCCAGCTCGTCACGGACTTCATCGATCAGGTGGAAATCCAGACCGGCGGCTTCAAGCCCGAGTTCAGCGCCCTGGGCGGCGTGTTCAACGCCGTGACCAAGTCCGGCACCAACGAGATCAAGGGCTCCACCTGGCTGACCTGGGACGCCATCGGCATCCAGGCCGTCGCCAAGAAGAGCCAGTATGCCCAGCCCACCACCCAGAATGTGAACAGCCGCTACGACATCGGCGCCGAAATCGGCGGCCCCATCATCAAGGACAAGCTGTTCTTCTTCGCCGGCGTGGACGCCAATGTCACCGAGGCGCCCAGCGGCCAGCCGAACAATACCGGATCGCGGGACGGCGACCGCAAGATCAACGCCCTCCAGGCCCTGGCCAAGATCAACTGGTACATCACCCAGGACCACCAGCTGACCTTCGCGGCCAACCTCAACGACACCAAGGACGACTACCCCACCCGTCGGCCCGTCACGGGCGATGCGAACACGGGCTACACCGACAAGAACACCGTCCAGAACTTCGTCATCAACTATGACTGGACCATCTCCCCGGCCCTGTTCTTCAGCGCCAAGCTCGGCTCCACCGAGTTCAAGGATGACTACTCCCCCGCCGACGCGACCCACATCGCGGTGACGGACAACATGTACTTCCAGCCCGGCGGCCCCGGCGGCGCCACGCGCCCCGACCTCGCGGGCCAGGCCTTCCGCTCCGGCGGCGCAGGCTACACCCCCACCCTCGACAAGGTGGCCACCACCCAGTTCCGTGCCGACCTGAGCTGGTTCCTCGGCACCCACAACATGAAGTTCGGCGTGTCGCAGGTGGAATCCAAGTACACCGAGATCGCCTCCACCTCCGGCGGCGAGCGCGTCACCATCCGCGCCACCGCGGGCGGGGCCTTCAACGGCGTGGACCGTCAGTTCCTCAGCACCAACGCCACCGTGAAGGCCATCTTCACCGCCTTCTATGCCCAGGACACCTGGGATGTCGGCAACGGCCTCAAGCTGATGTATGGCGCCCGCTACGAGATCCAGGACCAGCGCGACCTGCACGACAAGAGCTTCATGAAGTTCAGCAACTTCAATGACCAGCTCCAGCCCCGCCTGGGCTTCACCTACGATGTGAACCAGGACGGCAAGACGAAGGTTTCCGGCAGCTACGCCCGGTACTTCGAATCCATCCCCCAGCGCATGGCCATCCGCGTCTATGCG from Geothrix sp. includes these protein-coding regions:
- a CDS encoding TonB-dependent receptor, which codes for MNRVLSRLGFTAAAIVAGGGIVAHAQTATTGAVSGIVTDKGGAPLSGATVRLSSSQTSRTYITGTDGSFRMGLLNPGAWTVEVTKGGFQKITQNISVLVNQTQPVTFKMAGEAATVVEVLGTTTTVDTTTTQTGLTTSMDTLSAIPKGRDMSSIAFLAPGVVAGGFAGRNDPSIGGGSGAENAYIVDGLSTTNSSRGFQGTQLVTDFIDQVEIQTGGFKPEFSALGGVFNAVTKSGTNEIKGSTWLTWDAIGIQAVAKKSQYAQPTTQNVNSRYDIGAEIGGPIIKDKLFFFAGVDANVTEAPSGQPNNTGSRDGDRKINALQALAKINWYITQDHQLTFAANLNDTKDDYPTRRPVTGDANTGYTDKNTVQNFVINYDWTISPALFFSAKLGSTEFKDDYSPADATHIAVTDNMYFQPGGPGGATRPDLAGQAFRSGGAGYTPTLDKVATTQFRADLSWFLGTHNMKFGVSQVESKYTEIASTSGGERVTIRATAGGAFNGVDRQFLSTNATVKAIFTAFYAQDTWDVGNGLKLMYGARYEIQDQRDLHDKSFMKFSNFNDQLQPRLGFTYDVNQDGKTKVSGSYARYFESIPQRMAIRVYANEVYLRYRYSTARSTYNPATGAYAITNPTPSSITDFATPFSFDPIAENIKLPQRNEYTLGLDHTFASGWTAGVHAKYRELKNPMEDMVFTDNAGNPYDEGPTLSYSGGLPTGGAGAAVIGNPGAFQQWRPNPASMTLYLLGLGASNPNGYGYNNYGINMLQYYNPATGLFTVQNTGFTKAGNKYSSVDFTLDKKTDRDVFSFSYTWSRLEGNYEGVVSSSNGQADGNITASFDYYPYVGYGLLPNDRTHVVKLFASHRFDFFGGDLNVGANWTYQSGTPVSLFDDGSTSEGNAPGSGSSLDIGGYGNAVPAHGQLGQYGRTPALNNVDLHLDWTYKIGKKYKLIPSVDMFNAFNTRYATGVFEQATDQSGTAAVNYGQANNWQIGRRYRFGLKFQF